The Nitrospinota bacterium region GTAAAAAATAAAGTTAAGAATTTTTTGACGAGTGAATACAGCGAAGATGAATCCCCACCGGGTGAAATTACGGAAGTTATTGAGGTAAAAGTTGAGGGTAAGGTCTTGAAATATACGGCTTTCTTTTTTCCAATGGGAGGGGATGAATATAAGGTTCTGTTTCCCTTTCTCCCTGGATGCGTGGCTAAAGGAAAAACTTATGAAGAGGCCCTAAACCAGATTAAAAAAGAAATAAATATATTTGCAGCGATTCCATCAACAAAAGAGCTATTTGTTCAAGAGAAGATTAAAAAGATTGAGATTGAATTTTAGTAAAATAAAAAAAAATTAATATACAAAGGAGCCTTATAAAATAAAAAAGATTTATGGTAATGTTGTTGGTTTAAAGCCAAGTCAGGCTAAGAAAATCCTGCATATTTATCGACGAAAGATTCCCCCAGAAAAACTGATTACTCATGAATTGGGAAGATACATAACAGAGATATCAAGAGACATCAATCGCCAGATTGGAATATTGGTGAACAGACAGGGTACTAT contains the following coding sequences:
- a CDS encoding type II toxin-antitoxin system HicB family antitoxin yields the protein MKKFVFSAVIHKADEDEYTANVPLLPGCFASGNSEEAVLEEVKNKVKNFLTSEYSEDESPPGEITEVIEVKVEGKVLKYTAFFFPMGGDEYKVLFPFLPGCVAKGKTYEEALNQIKKEINIFAAIPSTKELFVQEKIKKIEIEF